TTTGATAAAAAGAACGAAAAAGGAACTATTAACTTTGTCTTATTAGAAACTATAGGAAAAGCAAAAACTAACTGCGTAGTATCTAACGAATTGATAATCAATTCTTTTGATTTTTATAACGAATAATACTTTTGCATCTAAAAATTTTGTAATTTTAAGTAATTGCTAAGTTTCAGAACTATTCAAACCAGTTTAATTTAAAACATATTGGTATGCGAAAAGTTATTATAGATTACAAAAAATTAACCCCAGAGGTACTCAACTTGTTAACAAACAAGTTTCCAGACGGGTATGGAGATAAAGATATTATTGTCTTTGACAATCATAACAACGAAACCATAGAAGCTATTGAGGTCAAGACAACTGACGTCACCTACCTAGTCAAAGTAAGTAGTAAATTACACTACACCCTGACTAATTTTGACGAAAATATTGAATCAGAAACTAATAGTCAAGGCCATATTGTTATTGATTTTGGGGAGGCGCCATTAGACAGCACACTCCTTTTATCTGATGAAGAAGAATAAACTTTAACAGCTATTACAAATAACGCTCTTTAATTACGTTTATATGGTGCTTCTCATGCCCAATAATCAAAAAACCTAGCGCCCTAACTGAAACTTCTCCAGAACCAGCCATACCCTTGCGCAGTAAATCTGCATCAGAAAAACTTTTAAAAAGACTAATAGACGCCGCCCTAACAGAAGCATACTCTTCCAACAACTCTTCAATAGCTCTATTAGACGCATTAGAAGCCTCTACGTAATCATTCTCATCAAAACCAGCTACCGGTGTCTTATCCTGTCTAGCAAAACGTAACGCTCTGTAACAGAAAATACGTTCGGTATCAATTAAATGACTAATAATTTCCTTTATCGTCCACTTACCTTCCGCATATCTATAGACTAATTTATCTTCAGATACCGTCAAATAAAAATCATAAGCCTTTTTAAACTCAGACTTAAGACCAGGAAGCAACTGCACACCTTTAGCGCGATCTATATACCCCTTAAAATAGGGTAAAAACTCATTTTGTTCTAAATCTAAAATAGTCATGTTCTAAAAATTTAAATAAAAGTAACAAAAAACGCCTCAAAATTTGAAGCGTTTTTTAATGTTTTGCAAATTTTAACAAACTATAGATCGTTAAAAATACTATGCATTAATCGTTTCTTATCATTAATGCTCTCTTCTAAAGATATCATCGTTTCTGTTCTATAAACACTTTCGATGTCATCTAACATAAAAATAACTTCTTTTGCGTGCTCTGTATTACGCGCTCTAATCTTACAGAAGATATTAAACTTACCTGTCGTAACATGTGCTACAGTAACGTATGGTATCTCGTTAATACGCTCTAAAACAAACGATGTTTTAGACGTGTTTTGAAGAAAAACCCCTACGTAAGCAATGAAAGAATATCCTAATTTTTTATAATCTAAAGTTAAAGACGACCCCTTAATAATTCCAGCATCTTCCATTTTTTTCACTCTAACATGAACAGTCCCTGCAGATATCAATAGTTTTTTAGCTATATCTGTAAAAGGCACTCTTGTGTTCTCTATCAACATATCAAGAATCTGATGATCTATTTCGTCTAATTTAAATTTCGCCATTTTTGTGTTTTTAATAAATAATACGCAAAATTAAAACATTTTCAATGAATTTAATATATTAAAATTAGATAATTTTAAAGATTTAATGATAATTTCACATTATCTATAATTACGAAATCGATTTCGTAACCCACGGTTATCAGCTGATTATTTGTCGTAAAAACCTTACTATTATTAGCAATCAGCTCTTTATGACCATAAAAATCTGACAAATCTGCAACAGCAACGACTTTAGGCCTGAATTCAAGCTGTTTATCCACCAAAACTTCATCATAATTAACACCAATGTCTAATATTTGATCATCAAATAGCGCTTTTCTTATTATTATATCATAAAACAGCTTTCCATTTTCAGGAATATCAAAATAATTAACATATTTATCACCCCTGATGTTAGTGTTTACGATAACATCTAAACCAGCTATTAAAGCCTTATAAACAAAACACCTCACCTCTTCCCTATTATAATCGCCCTTATAATGACCTGCTTCAAACAAGACCGTTGGTGTCTCTAAAAACTGAAACGTATCTCCAACACAGTTTATATTAAAACCATCATCATATCGCCCTATTTGACTAGGCAAATCCACTTGTAGACTATCGTTTATAGCGCTAATAACTTCCATAGCTTGTTTTCTAGCCATAGTCAAACCTCTCTGCTTATCCGCAGAAGGCGATAAAAAAGACAGTGTTGCCACATTATTACTCTGTCCAGCACTAAACAAGGTACGTTGCCCATGCAGATTAAAACAGAAATCAGGCTTAAAAGCATCATAACAATCACGAAGCACCTTGCTTTCTGGTTGAGATAAATCTTGAGCATCCCTATTTAAATCAACATGATTAGCATTTAGCCTAGTATACGCTTCACAACCATCAGGATTAAGCATTGGTATGATAACAACAGTACACGCTTTTAAAATAAACGCTAAACACTCATCCTTAAAGCTATTTAATAAATCAAAGACAGCCTTAGTTGTTGTGGATTCATTTCCGTGCATTTGAGACCACATCATTATTTTTAATTCCCCAGAGCCAATTGTAATAGATTGTATAGGCCTACCTAAAACCGAAGAACCCAAACTATCAATTTTATATTCCGAAGGTAATTTAGCAAGTAAAGGAGCTAAGTCGTCTAGTCTTATATAACGTCCTGACAACGCCTCCTCTTTATACGTTTCAAATAAGTTGTTTACTAATGTATAATCCATGTGTGTTTTATTTCGTTTACAAATGTAACCAAATAGTTTTTTACAATTGTAAACAATGTTATTTACAATTGTAATTTACTTCTGTAAACAACTAAATTCAATTCTAGGCAAATAAATACATTTTAAACACTTGTTTTTTATGTACTTGTAATATATTTACATAAAATGCTTTATTTCAGTCTTTTATCCATCTTTAGTTAAAGCAAAACTACAATCATATTACCCGCTGCATAAGGACTATATAGTGTATAGTTTTGTGAATTTTACAATTGTAACATGATATATTTGTTATAATTGTTTACATTTGTATCACTATGATAAATACGGCTGAATTCTCTAAAAGACTACAAACAATCATCGACTACTACAGTGAAAGCGCGTCTTCTTTTGCTGAAAAAATAGGTGTTCAACGCTCTAGTATTTCACATATATTATCTGGTAGAAATAAGCCTAGTTTAGAATTTGTAATGAAGGTTCTCTCCTTTTTTCCGGAAGTAGAATTGTATTGGTTGATGAATGGAAAAGGAGAATTTCCAAAAATTGAAATACAAAATGATATAAAACAAGTTGCTCCTATTTCAAAAAATGAAGACCAAAACTTATTTTCAAATTCAGAAAAAACAGAATCTTCTAATACGCCTAATTCTGAATTAGTAAAAAATATAAGTCGAAATTCTTCCGATGGAAAAATTATTGAGCGCATCGTCATTTTTTATTCCGACGGTAGTTTTTCAAATTATGACAATTCGTAATAAAATACCAAAAAGCATATTGCCTCTTTTTTGAAAAATTAATTAAGTACAAACTTTCAAAAAATGACCAAAACTAAAATTTGTGCTTTTTTTTTGCTATAAACTCTTTTTCCGAAACGAAAAACAAAATTTTAAAAATCCTATAAAAATCTATTTTTTTTTCGAAATTTTATTTTTAAAAATAATTTGAGATCAAAAAACACGCTAAATTTAAAATCTTAAACAACATTCCTTTTTTTTGATTGAAATTAGAATTTTTCAAATTTTTACGAATTCGTAGTCTGGTCCATAATTTTTTCAAATACGCGAATTATAGAAAGCTTGGAATTTTAGAATTTTAAACAAACATTTGATTAATTTTGTAGTAAACCTTTTTCTGATGAAATTAAAATTTTTATACCTATTACTATTAACTATTTTTTTTAGCTGTTATACTGTCGAGCGTAAATGCAAAGACTTTAAAACGGGACGATTTTATAGTGAAGTAAAAGTGGGCGACAAAATATACAAATCTACTTTTACAAGAACTGAAAACTTACAGGTCGAAATTTACGATGGTAAAACGGATAGCTCGCAAGTCAGATGGGTTAATGATTGTGAAGTTATTTACAAAACCGTTAACCCCAAAAATATGGCTGAACGTAAAGATGTTCATTTAAAAATATTAACGACAACCGATTCGTCTTATACTTTTGAATATTCTTATGTTGGAGACATTAATAAACAAAAAGGAATTGCCTACAAAAAAGATTAAATTATGTTAGATTTTTTCACTTCCAGCGACGCTATTTTCGCATTAATCACATTAACTTTCTTAGAAATAATTTTAGGAATAGACAATATTGTATTCATATCTATTGCTGCCAATAAACTTCCGGAAGAACAACGCTCCAAAGTAACCAACATTGGATTATTATTAGCGATGGTCCAACGTATTATTCTATTGTTTTTTGTGTCCTTTCTAGTTGGTCTTTCCGAACCTTTTTATAAACTAGAATTTAGCTGGCTTCATTTAGAAATTAGTTGGCAAGCCCTTATTCTATTTTTTGGTGGTTTATTTTTAATATACAAATCTACCTCTGAAATTAGAGAAAAAGTAGAAACGCCAACACATGATGAAGACGAAATAAAAGGAAAGGTTATAAAATCGTTTCAACAAGCTATAGTGCAGATATTAATCCTAGACTTCATCTTCTCTATAGACTCTATTTTAACAGCTGTAGGAATGACTAATGGCTTATCAGAACATCATAACTACAATTTAATATTAATGATCATAGCTGTTGTTATTTCAATAACTATAATGATTGCCTTTGCTAATAAGATTAGACTATTTATAGACAGCAACCCCAGCATTCAAATACTAGGCTTATCCTTTTTAATTTTAATTGGATTTATGCTAATTACTGAAGCAGCACACTTATCACACACTACCTTTTTTGGAAACACTGTCGGCGCAATACCGAAGGGGTATTTATATTTTGCAATTGCCTTCTCCTTACTTGTAGAGTTTCTAAATCAAAAAGTAAGTAAAAAGAAATAAAGTAAAAACAGAAGAATATATAAAAAAAAAGACCATCTGTTTAGATGGTCTTTTTTTTTATCTAAAATAACTTATTTAAAATAATGTTGGCTGACCATTATCATCTAATTCTAAATCACCTGAATCCGTTTCTTTTTTATCTGACTTAGGTTTTTCTTCCTTAGCCTTAGACTTAACTTCAGGTTCTGATTCTGTTTCCGACTTAGGCTTATCCTCTGTTTTTTGTTTTTCAGAAACAACTTCCTCCTCAACAACCTCGACTTCCTCTGCTGGAATTTCTTCCGGAGCTTCATACGGGATGGACTCTAAAAGATTAATGGCATTCACCTTATCTTTAGTTAATTGATTTCCTAAAGCAGTAATCCCTTTAATAGAAATAAATTCTTCTAAATTAACTTCTTCATTTTCTTTTCTATCTTTCCCTCTTTCCTTTGCGAAAACAATTTCAGCCACCGGCTTCCAATCTGTAGATACAATTTCTAATTGCGACTTCTCATGTTCCGTTATAAACGACTCTTCTTTATTTTCATTTTCAATAATAAAACGCTTTACATAATAACGCTCTTTTTCGCCATCAAAATAAATAGCCGAAATAGGTTTTTTTGGCACCCATTTTTCCATAACAATCATATCGTTATCAAAATGCAGGGTTACTTCTGGAGTCACTGTTTTTACAATTCCTTTTTGATTTATAATTAACAACTTATCCTCTCCTCTAAACTCTCCAACCAATTCTCCTCTACCATCCACATTTAACCTCTGAACAGTATCATCAAACCAAATTTTACGTGGCTTTAATGTAGAGATTCCTTTTTCCTTAAGCTCGACCGTTTTTATCGCATGCTTTGTTACCACATTACCTTTAGACGCTCTACCCTTTATCAAAATATCAGCAAAATCTAAATCCCACTTTAACTTTTTAACACTACCAACTTGTCTCAAACTAATAGCAACAACTTCTGCTTCTCCATTTGGATTTGCCGAAAAATACAAAGTTTTAGAGCTTTTATTACCGGTAGTTAAATCGTAATCTTTATCTCTTGTTATAGAAGTTACCGCAAAACGTTTGACATAAGATGGTCCTTTTGCCCCATCACGATAAATCATATTATATATAGTACGCTTATCCTTTTTCTTAAACACAGCGACATGGATAATATTTTTACCTATAAAGGTTTTACTATCAACCTTAGTGACCATCATTTTACCTTCAGCAGTAAATGCAATAATATCATCAATATCACTACAATCACCAATATACTCATCACGTTTTAAAGACGTACCGATAAATCCTTCTTCTCTATTTACATAAAGTTTAGTATTTCTAATAACAACTTTAGTCGCATCGACATCTTCAAACGCTCGCAATTCTGTTTTACGCTCACGTCCTGTTCCATACTCCTTATTCAATCTCACAAAATAAGCAATAGCATACTCAATTAAATGTGCTAAATGATGTTTTACTTCTGCAATACTCTCATCAAGTGCATCAATTTTTTGTTGTGCTTTGTCTATATCAAATTTAGAAATACGTTTAATTCTAATTTCTGTTAAACGCGTAATGTCTTCTTCAGTAACCGCACGTTTTAAATGTTTTATATGCGGTTGAAGTCCTTTATCAATAGCTTTAATAACACCTTCCCAAGTTTCTTCCTCTTCTATATCGCGATAGATACGATTTTCAATAAAAATACGCTCTAAATTAGCAAAGTGCCACTGTTCTTCAAACTCACCTAACTTGATTTCAAGTTCTTGTTTTAATAAATCAACCGTGTTATCTGTACTACGACGCAACATTTCTGTCACCCCAACAAATAGCGGTTTATTATCTTCAATAACACAACCTAATGGCGAAATTGAACTCTCACATGCTGTAAAAGCATACAAAGCATCAATCGTTTTGTCCGGTGACAATCCTGCTGGTAAATGAATCAAAATCTCTACCGTAGCAGCTGTATTATCTTCAATTTTCTTTATTTTAATCTTCCCTTTGTCGTTCGCTTTTAATATGGAATCAATTAATGATGTGGTCGTGGTACCGAAAGGCAACTCATTAACCACTAAGGTATTTTTATCTAATTGACTAATCTTAGCACGACAGCGTATTTTACCCCCACGAAGTCCATCATTATACTGACTACAATCTGCAATACCTCCTGTCGGAAAATCTGGTAATATTGTAAAACGCTTCCCTTGTAAATGTTTTACAGACGCATCAATAAGCTCGATAAAATTATGAGGTAATATTTTTGTGGATAACCCTACCGCAATCCCCTCTCCTCCTTGCGCTAGCAATAAAGGAAACATTACTGGTAAATTTGTAGGCTCCTTACGACGACCATCATAAGACGATTGCCATTTTGTGATTTTAGGATTAAAAACAACATCCAATCCAAATTTTGAAATTCTGGCTTCGATATATCTTGCTGCTGCCGCACGATCTCCTGTTAGTATATTCCCCCAGTTTCCCTGAGTATCTATCAGTAAATCTTTTTGTCCAATCTGCACCATAGCATCCGCAATACTAGCATCTCCGTGTGGGTGATACTGCATGGTGTGCCCAACAATATTGGCCACTTTGTTATATCTACCATCATCCAAATCCTTCATCGAATGCATGATACGGCGTTGTACAGGCTTAAAACCATCTTCAATAGCTGGTACTGCACGTTCTAATATTACATAGGAGGCGTAATCTAAAAACCACTCTTTATACATACCAGTAATTCTGGTAATCGTTTCTTGAGGTTCTTGATGCTCTAAATTATCTTGGTTATCGTTAACTAAGTCGTCGTTAGCTAGGTCGTCGTTTTCTTCTATCATCTATTTATCCTCTTCGATTAAATCAAGTTCAACTTTTAGATTATCAATAATAAACTCTTGTCTTGTAGGTGTGTTTTTTCCCATGTAAAAGGATAGTAATTCTTCAATAGACATATTGTCGTCCAACATAATTGGATCTAACCGTATATCTTCTCCAATAAAATGCACAAATTCATCTGGACTAATTTCCCCCAAACCTTTAAATCGGGTAATCTCTGGTTTAGGTTTTAGCTTTTCGATGGCATCACGTCTTTCTTGATCACTATAACAGTAAATTGTTTCTTTTTTATTACGCACCCTAAACAATGGTGTTTGTAATATATATAAATGCCCTTCTTTTATAACTTCAGGAAAAAATTGTAAAAAGAAAGTAATTAACAACAACCTAATGTGCATCCCATCGACATCGGCATCCGTTGCTATTACAACATTGTTATAGCGTAAATCCTCTAAAGATTCTTCTATATTTAGTGCCGCTTGCAAGAGATTAAACTCTTCGTTTTCGTACACAATTTTTTTAGTTAACCCATAACAATTTAAAGGCTTTCCTTTTAAACTAAAAACCGCTTGTGTATTTACATCTCGAGATTTAGTAATACTACCCGATGCCGAATCTCCCTCCGTTATAAACAGCGTACTTTCTAAGTTTCGTTCGTTTTTAATATCACCAAAATGCACACGACAATCGCGTAGCTTTTTATTGTGTAAACTCGCTTTTTTAGCGCGGTCTTTGGCTAATTTTCTAATGCCTGACAACTCTTTACGCTCACGTTCTGCCTGTAAAATTTTACGTTGGATTTTGTCCGCTGTGTCAGGATTTTTATGTAAATAATTATCTAAATAGGTTTTTAAAAAGTCGGTGATATAAGTACGTACCGTCGGAAGCTCGCCTCCCATATCCGTAGATCCTAATTTTGTTTTAGTCTGACTTTCAAAAATAGGCTCCATAACCTTAATGGCTACGGCACTTACTACAGACTTACGTATATCTGACGCATCATATTGCTTACCAAAAAAGTCACGAATTGTTTTTACTATCCCTTCTCTAAAGGCATTTAAGTGTGTTCCACCTTGTGTGGTATTCTGTCCGTTTACGAAACTATTATATTCTTCACTGTACTGCGTTTTACTATGTGTTAACGCTACTTCAATATCATCTCCACGAAGATGAATAATTGGATATAGTAAATCTGTTTCCGCTATTTTTTCAGCTAATAAATCTTTTAAACCATTTTCACTATAGTACTTCTCACCATTAAAAACAATGGTTAAACCTGGGTTTAAGTACACATAGTTTTTAAGCATTTTAACAATATACTCTGCTCTATACTTGTAGTTTTTAAATATAATTTCATCTGGGATAAAAGAAACCTTTGTTCCTTTACGACGTGTCGTTTCTTCTAAAAACTCTTCGTCCATTAAATTACCCTGAGCAAAATCTGCAGAAGCACTTTTTCCATCTCTAGAAGATTCTACTCTAAAATAAGAAGACAATGCATTTACTGCTTTTGTACCAACCCCGTTTAATCCTACTGATTTTTTAAAGGCTTTAGAATCATACTTACCACCGGTATTCATTTTAGACACAACATCTACGACTTTACCTAACGGAATACCACGTCCATAATCACGAACAATAACTTTACTCCCTTGGATAGAAATCTCAATATTTTTTCCAGCTCCCATAACAAACTCATCAATAGAGTTGTCCAATACCTCTTTTAGTAGAATGTATATACCATCATCTGGAGACGATCCATCACCAAGCTTACCAATATACATTCCTGGACGCATACGAATATGTTCTTTCCAGTCTAATGATCGTATATTGTCTTCGGTATATTTAGTTTGTTCTGACATAAAATTTAGGTGCGATTTGAGATACGTTGCTAATATAATATAACCCTTTAAAAAATGAAACCTTGAAGCGATAAAGTAATTAACAATAAATAGATATTATTGTTCAGAACGTTGATTTTTAACAGATTCTGCTTTATCCTTTAAATATTGATTTCTAGTTTTTAATAGTGTGGTCATGTATTTGTTTAAAAACAGATTATTTGCCAATCGGCCCAATACACCAAAAGGTGATTTAAACAGAAATTTATCCGTCATAATTGTTTTACCGTCTTCAAAAACAAAAATATGTTCGTGCTTAAAACTCTTAAAGGCACCGGAAACCATTTCATCTACAAAATAGTGAGGCGCATCAAACACCGTTATTTTAGACGTTAACTTCTGTTTGATACCAAAATGAGAAGCTTCCCAGGTCACCCATTCATTTAATCCAATTACCCCTGAAGTCTTTCCTGCTATAGCTTTTTCGTTAGAATTCGCCATAGAATCCTTATGAAAATCTATATTTCTAGAGAGATCAAAACAGGTTTGAATATCTGAATGTATTATTGTTT
This portion of the Olleya sp. Bg11-27 genome encodes:
- a CDS encoding DNA topoisomerase IV; protein product: MKLKFLYLLLLTIFFSCYTVERKCKDFKTGRFYSEVKVGDKIYKSTFTRTENLQVEIYDGKTDSSQVRWVNDCEVIYKTVNPKNMAERKDVHLKILTTTDSSYTFEYSYVGDINKQKGIAYKKD
- a CDS encoding Lrp/AsnC family transcriptional regulator — encoded protein: MAKFKLDEIDHQILDMLIENTRVPFTDIAKKLLISAGTVHVRVKKMEDAGIIKGSSLTLDYKKLGYSFIAYVGVFLQNTSKTSFVLERINEIPYVTVAHVTTGKFNIFCKIRARNTEHAKEVIFMLDDIESVYRTETMISLEESINDKKRLMHSIFNDL
- a CDS encoding TerC family protein encodes the protein MLDFFTSSDAIFALITLTFLEIILGIDNIVFISIAANKLPEEQRSKVTNIGLLLAMVQRIILLFFVSFLVGLSEPFYKLEFSWLHLEISWQALILFFGGLFLIYKSTSEIREKVETPTHDEDEIKGKVIKSFQQAIVQILILDFIFSIDSILTAVGMTNGLSEHHNYNLILMIIAVVISITIMIAFANKIRLFIDSNPSIQILGLSFLILIGFMLITEAAHLSHTTFFGNTVGAIPKGYLYFAIAFSLLVEFLNQKVSKKK
- a CDS encoding SRPBCC family protein — translated: MPLIQLKTIIHSDIQTCFDLSRNIDFHKDSMANSNEKAIAGKTSGVIGLNEWVTWEASHFGIKQKLTSKITVFDAPHYFVDEMVSGAFKSFKHEHIFVFEDGKTIMTDKFLFKSPFGVLGRLANNLFLNKYMTTLLKTRNQYLKDKAESVKNQRSEQ
- a CDS encoding DNA topoisomerase IV subunit B, which encodes MSEQTKYTEDNIRSLDWKEHIRMRPGMYIGKLGDGSSPDDGIYILLKEVLDNSIDEFVMGAGKNIEISIQGSKVIVRDYGRGIPLGKVVDVVSKMNTGGKYDSKAFKKSVGLNGVGTKAVNALSSYFRVESSRDGKSASADFAQGNLMDEEFLEETTRRKGTKVSFIPDEIIFKNYKYRAEYIVKMLKNYVYLNPGLTIVFNGEKYYSENGLKDLLAEKIAETDLLYPIIHLRGDDIEVALTHSKTQYSEEYNSFVNGQNTTQGGTHLNAFREGIVKTIRDFFGKQYDASDIRKSVVSAVAIKVMEPIFESQTKTKLGSTDMGGELPTVRTYITDFLKTYLDNYLHKNPDTADKIQRKILQAERERKELSGIRKLAKDRAKKASLHNKKLRDCRVHFGDIKNERNLESTLFITEGDSASGSITKSRDVNTQAVFSLKGKPLNCYGLTKKIVYENEEFNLLQAALNIEESLEDLRYNNVVIATDADVDGMHIRLLLITFFLQFFPEVIKEGHLYILQTPLFRVRNKKETIYCYSDQERRDAIEKLKPKPEITRFKGLGEISPDEFVHFIGEDIRLDPIMLDDNMSIEELLSFYMGKNTPTRQEFIIDNLKVELDLIEEDK
- a CDS encoding helix-turn-helix domain-containing protein, translating into MINTAEFSKRLQTIIDYYSESASSFAEKIGVQRSSISHILSGRNKPSLEFVMKVLSFFPEVELYWLMNGKGEFPKIEIQNDIKQVAPISKNEDQNLFSNSEKTESSNTPNSELVKNISRNSSDGKIIERIVIFYSDGSFSNYDNS
- a CDS encoding DinB family protein; amino-acid sequence: MTILDLEQNEFLPYFKGYIDRAKGVQLLPGLKSEFKKAYDFYLTVSEDKLVYRYAEGKWTIKEIISHLIDTERIFCYRALRFARQDKTPVAGFDENDYVEASNASNRAIEELLEEYASVRAASISLFKSFSDADLLRKGMAGSGEVSVRALGFLIIGHEKHHINVIKERYL
- a CDS encoding M14 metallopeptidase family protein, with amino-acid sequence MDYTLVNNLFETYKEEALSGRYIRLDDLAPLLAKLPSEYKIDSLGSSVLGRPIQSITIGSGELKIMMWSQMHGNESTTTKAVFDLLNSFKDECLAFILKACTVVIIPMLNPDGCEAYTRLNANHVDLNRDAQDLSQPESKVLRDCYDAFKPDFCFNLHGQRTLFSAGQSNNVATLSFLSPSADKQRGLTMARKQAMEVISAINDSLQVDLPSQIGRYDDGFNINCVGDTFQFLETPTVLFEAGHYKGDYNREEVRCFVYKALIAGLDVIVNTNIRGDKYVNYFDIPENGKLFYDIIIRKALFDDQILDIGVNYDEVLVDKQLEFRPKVVAVADLSDFYGHKELIANNSKVFTTNNQLITVGYEIDFVIIDNVKLSLNL
- a CDS encoding DNA gyrase/topoisomerase IV subunit A; the protein is MIEENDDLANDDLVNDNQDNLEHQEPQETITRITGMYKEWFLDYASYVILERAVPAIEDGFKPVQRRIMHSMKDLDDGRYNKVANIVGHTMQYHPHGDASIADAMVQIGQKDLLIDTQGNWGNILTGDRAAAARYIEARISKFGLDVVFNPKITKWQSSYDGRRKEPTNLPVMFPLLLAQGGEGIAVGLSTKILPHNFIELIDASVKHLQGKRFTILPDFPTGGIADCSQYNDGLRGGKIRCRAKISQLDKNTLVVNELPFGTTTTSLIDSILKANDKGKIKIKKIEDNTAATVEILIHLPAGLSPDKTIDALYAFTACESSISPLGCVIEDNKPLFVGVTEMLRRSTDNTVDLLKQELEIKLGEFEEQWHFANLERIFIENRIYRDIEEEETWEGVIKAIDKGLQPHIKHLKRAVTEEDITRLTEIRIKRISKFDIDKAQQKIDALDESIAEVKHHLAHLIEYAIAYFVRLNKEYGTGRERKTELRAFEDVDATKVVIRNTKLYVNREEGFIGTSLKRDEYIGDCSDIDDIIAFTAEGKMMVTKVDSKTFIGKNIIHVAVFKKKDKRTIYNMIYRDGAKGPSYVKRFAVTSITRDKDYDLTTGNKSSKTLYFSANPNGEAEVVAISLRQVGSVKKLKWDLDFADILIKGRASKGNVVTKHAIKTVELKEKGISTLKPRKIWFDDTVQRLNVDGRGELVGEFRGEDKLLIINQKGIVKTVTPEVTLHFDNDMIVMEKWVPKKPISAIYFDGEKERYYVKRFIIENENKEESFITEHEKSQLEIVSTDWKPVAEIVFAKERGKDRKENEEVNLEEFISIKGITALGNQLTKDKVNAINLLESIPYEAPEEIPAEEVEVVEEEVVSEKQKTEDKPKSETESEPEVKSKAKEEKPKSDKKETDSGDLELDDNGQPTLF